The Raphanus sativus cultivar WK10039 chromosome 2, ASM80110v3, whole genome shotgun sequence genome includes a region encoding these proteins:
- the LOC108841760 gene encoding auxin response factor 16: protein MINVMNPMRSGSEKGLDPQLWHACAGGMVRMPPMNSKVFYFPQGHAENAYDRVDFKNLPLPPMILCRVLAIKYMADPESDEVFAKLRLIPLKDDDFVDHDGRQDSSGFSESNSSEKTPSFAKTLTQSDANNGGGFSVPRYCAETIFPRLDYNAEPPVQTILAKDVHGDVWKFRHIYRGTPRRHLLTTGWSNFVNQKKLVAGDSIVFMRAENGDLCVGIRRAKRGGIGGNGPEYSAGWNPIGGSCGGYSSLLRDDSSSSLADRKGKVTAESVVEAAALAVSGRAFEVVYYPRASSSEFCVKALDARAAMRIPWCSGMRFKMAFETEDSSRISWFMGTVSAVSVSDPIRWPNSPWRLLQVAWDEPDLLQNVKRVNPWLVELVSNVHPMPLPSFSPPRKKMRLPQHQDYNNTRISVPSFPSNPLIRSSNPLSSVLDNVPVGLQGARHNAHQYYGLSSSDLHHYYLNRPPPPPPPPPSSTPLGFRNIDSKNEKGFCFLTMGTSPCSDTESKKSHIVLFGKLILPEEQKGSTDAEKTQIPPGCSNKAHDALGLETGHCKVFMESDDVGRTLDLSVLGSYEELSRKLSDMFGIQKSEMLSSVLYRDASGAIKYPGKEPFSEFLKTARRLTILTEQGSESVVV, encoded by the exons ATGATTAACGTTATGAATCCGATGAGAAGCGGATCAGAGAAAGGCTTAGATCCTCAACTATGGCATGCATGTGCTGGTGGCATGGTTCGTATGCCACCTATGAACTCCAAAGTCTTCTACTTCCCTCAAGGCCACGCCGAGAACGCTTACGATCGTGTCGATTTCAAGAACCTCCCTCTCCCTCCGATGATTCTATGCCGTGTCTTGGCCATCAAGTACATGGCCGACCCCGAATCCGACGAGGTTTTCGCCAAACTGAGACTGATTCCTCTAAAAGACGACGACTTCGTCGATCACGATGGCCGCCAAGATAGTAGCGGTTTTTCGGAGAGTAACAGCAGCGAGAAAACGCCGTCGTTTGCAAAGACTCTGACTCAGTCCGATGCTAACAACGGTGGAGGGTTCTCTGTTCCGCGTTACTGCGCGGAGACGATCTTCCCGAGGTTGGATTACAACGCTGAGCCACCAGTTCAGACCATTCTCGCCAAGGATGTTCACGGAGACGTGTGGAAGTTCAGACATATCTACAGAGGCACACCGCGTCGACACCTTCTCACGACCGGTTGGAGTAACTTCGTGAACCAGAAGAAGCTCGTGGCTGGAGACTCCATCGTGTTCATGAGAGCTGAGAACGGAGATCTCTGCGTAGGGATCAGGAGAGCTAAGAGAGGAGGAATCGGTGGTAACGGACCTGAGTATTCAGCGGGTTGGAACCCTATTGGTGGAAGCTGTGGCGGCTACTCTTCTCTTTTGAGGGATGATAGTAGCTCTTCTCTTGCGGATAGGAAAGGGAAAGTGACGGCTGAGTCTGTTGTGGAAGCGGCCGCGCTTGCTGTTAGCGGGAGAGCTTTCGAAGTTGTGTACTATCCTAGGGCTAGCTCGTCTGAGTTTTGCGTCAAGGCGTTGGATGCTAGGGCTGCGATGAGGATTCCTTGGTGCTCAGGTATGAGGTTTAAGATGGCGTTTGAGACGGAAGATTCTTCTAGGATTAGTTGGTTTATGGGGACTGTTTCAGCTGTTAGTGTCTCTGATCCTATCCGTTGGCCTAACTCTCCTTGGCGACTTTTACAG GTGGCGTGGGATGAGCCTGATCTACTCCAAAACGTGAAGCGGGTTAACCCGTGGTTGGTCGAGTTGGTATCCAACGTACATCCGATGCCACTCCCTTCCTTTTCGCCGCCGAGGAAAAAGATGAGGCTTCCTCAGCATCAGGATTACAACAACACTCGGATCTCAGTACCTTCTTTCCCAAGCAATCCTCTTATCAGATCATCAAACCCGTTAAGCTCTGTTCTGGACAATGTTCCCGTGGGTTTACAGGGAGCCAGGCATAATGCTCATCAGTACTACGGGCTATCATCTTCTGATCTCCACCATTACTACTTAAACcgacctcctcctcctcctcctcctcctccatcatcAACTCCTCTAGGGTTTCGAAACATTGATAGCAAAAACGAGAAAGGGTTTTGCTTCTTGACTATGGGAACGTCACCGTGCAGTGATACAGAATCTAAGAAGTCACACATCGTGTTGTTCGGAAAGCTCATATTACCCGAGGAGCAGAAAGGGTCAACGGACGCAGAGAAGACGCAGATCCCACCAGGTTGCTCTAACAAGGCTCATGACGCATTGGGTTTGGAGACAGGGCATTGTAAAGTGTTTATGGAGTCGGACGATGTGGGTCGAACCTTAGACCTGTCGGTTCTTGGTTCGTACGAAGAGTTGAGTAGGAAACTCTCTGACATGTTTGGTATTCAAAAGTCTGAGATGTTGAGCTCTGTTCTCTATAGGGATGCATCAGGAGCCATCAAATACCCAGGAAAAGAACCTTTcag TGAGTTCTTGAAGACAGCTCGGAGATTGACGATTCTGACTGAGCAAGGAAGCGAGAGCGTTGTAGTATAA